The following are from one region of the Geoalkalibacter subterraneus genome:
- the lipB gene encoding lipoyl(octanoyl) transferase LipB, with product MPGKTDRTVTLPSLPTGFHVLQAGRLSYEAGLAFQEKLIERRLHDADSEYLMLLEHDPVITLGRGSNQAHVRLPPDELSRQGIACHESSRGGDVTWHGPGQLVGYPILHMDQIGRDLHRYLRLLEQCLIQTLSAFGLQGERQAGKTGVWVGGRKIASIGIGVRRWISWHGFALNIAPDLRAFEAIVPCGLQDVTMTSLAVECANAPSRTTVEQQIIRAFAATFNLQHHGCHDLASFTQT from the coding sequence TTGCCTGGGAAGACTGACCGGACCGTCACCCTCCCGTCGCTGCCGACGGGTTTTCATGTACTGCAGGCAGGCCGGCTCTCTTACGAGGCCGGCCTTGCCTTTCAGGAAAAACTGATCGAGCGCCGTCTGCATGACGCGGATTCAGAGTACCTGATGCTGCTCGAACACGACCCGGTGATTACCCTGGGGCGAGGAAGCAACCAGGCCCATGTGCGTCTGCCGCCGGACGAACTGTCGCGGCAGGGGATCGCCTGTCATGAGAGTTCACGGGGCGGCGACGTGACCTGGCATGGGCCGGGACAGCTGGTCGGCTACCCCATCCTGCATATGGACCAGATCGGGCGGGACCTGCATCGCTATCTGCGGCTGCTTGAGCAATGTTTGATCCAAACGCTGTCTGCCTTCGGGTTGCAGGGTGAGCGGCAGGCGGGCAAGACCGGCGTCTGGGTCGGGGGGCGCAAAATCGCCTCCATCGGCATTGGTGTGCGCCGCTGGATTTCCTGGCATGGCTTCGCCCTCAACATCGCTCCCGATCTTCGCGCGTTTGAAGCCATTGTGCCCTGCGGGCTGCAGGATGTCACCATGACCTCACTGGCCGTTGAATGTGCCAATGCTCCTTCGCGCACGACAGTCGAGCAGCAAATCATTCGCGCCTTCGCCGCCACCTTCAATCTTCAACACCATGGATGCCATGACCTCGCCTCATTCACGCAAACCTGA
- a CDS encoding ferredoxin — MARTPVVDQDTCISCNLCVDLVPEVFKLNEDGVAEVYAPQGAAEEKIQDAIDNCPVSCIAWED, encoded by the coding sequence ATGGCTAGAACTCCCGTTGTCGATCAGGACACCTGCATCAGCTGCAATCTGTGCGTGGACCTGGTCCCCGAAGTTTTCAAACTGAACGAGGACGGCGTGGCGGAAGTGTATGCGCCCCAGGGCGCTGCGGAAGAAAAGATTCAGGATGCAATCGACAACTGCCCGGTCTCCTGCATTGCCTGGGAAGACTGA
- the rd gene encoding rubredoxin: protein MSKYRCVICDYVYDPAEGDPGSGVEPNTPFEDLPEDWVCPLCGADKSNFEKI, encoded by the coding sequence ATGTCCAAGTATCGCTGTGTCATCTGTGACTACGTTTACGACCCCGCCGAAGGCGATCCGGGCAGCGGTGTCGAGCCCAACACCCCCTTTGAAGATCTACCCGAGGATTGGGTCTGCCCCCTGTGTGGTGCGGACAAGAGCAATTTCGAAAAAATTTAA